The DNA window GATTCCCACAATTTATTTGCTTGCAGCAGCTGTGTTTCTACTTCCATTAGGAAAGCTTGCAGACATACATGGGAGAAGAAAGTTTTTCATTGCTGGCATCCTCATATTTACATTCGGCTCTTTTCTATGTGCTGTGGCAAACACGACTAGCATGCTCCTCCTCTTCAGAGTTATTCAGGGCTTCGGCGGTGCAATGATTTTCGGCACTGGTGTTGCCCTTCTCTCCTCTGTTTTCCCACTTGAGGAGAGGGGCAAAGTGCTCGGGATTAACACTGGCTCAGTTTATCTAGGTGCATCGCTTGGGCCAGTACTTGGGGGTGTGCTTACCCAGCATTTCACATGGCGGAGCATCTTCTTCTTCAATGTTGTGCTTGGCATCATTGTTGCAGTGCTTGCAATAATTTATCTCAAATTTGAGTTGAACCCAGCAAAAGGGGAAAAATTTGATATTGCTGGCTCTTTTATTTATGGCATTGCTCTCGTGTTTCTCCTAGTCGGACTTTCCGAGCTCTCCGATGGAAATGGCATTTACTTTCTCGTTCTAGGGATTTTCGGAATTGGAGCGTTTGCTAGCTTTGAGCTGCGGAGTGCACACCCATTAATCAACCTCAGGATTTTCAGAAAGAACACTGTATTCTCATACTCCAGTTTGGCAACATTCATAAATTATGCAGCCACTGCAGGTGTTGGTTTCCTGATGAGTTTATACCTTCAGTATGCAAAAGGACTTTCGCCTCAGAGTGCTGGCTTTATCATTCTTTCCCAGGCCCTTGTGATGACTGCAGTCGCTCCCGTTGCTGGCAGGTTGTCTGACAGAATTGAGCCACGAATCATTTCTTCTGCAGGCATGGGCTGCACATTCCTTGCTCTGATTTCGCTTGCAATGGTTGATGTCTCCACATCGCTCTTTCTTGTGGTGCCAGTGCTTGCTCTTTTTGGAGTTGGTCTCGGGCTTTTCTCCTCGCCAAACGCAAATGCAATAATGAGCTCCGTAGAAAGAAAGCAATATGGTCTTGCCTCCGCTACAATTGCAACAATGCGAATTGTCGGGCAGATGACGAGCTTAGCAATCACGATGCTCTGTGTGGCTATTTTCATTGGTAAGGTGGAAATTACCGCGGCTCAGATACCAAACCTCATCACAACCATGAAAACAGTGTTGATAATTTTTGCTGGACTCTGCTTCTTTGGAATTTTTGCCTCACTGAGAAGAGGGAACTTGAGGGGGTGATTTCAAGAGTCATACACAGCCAGTTCAAGCCAGATATCAGCGAAACATTTATATATGTGTATGACTATATATTATAATTGTCTGACAGATGTCAGAAGGGGTGGGAAAAATGCATGTTTATGAAGATAGAACCACAAAAAAGCTGATGCGAAAAGGTGTGTTCTCTCTGTCTAGCAAGCACCATGACCGTGAGGCACACACATTCAAGGAACATGCACCATTTAGTATTCCTCAGGCAATTGGACTCTGCTTTGTGCTCTCTGTTCTACTTTACTGGCTCCCAATCTTTGGCCCAATGATTGCCGGCTATGTGTGTGGAAGAAGGGCCGGGACTGCGCTAAAGGGTGCTGCCTGCGGGCTTGTGGCAGGGCTGATTCTGTTTATCATTGGCTACATTCTTATACTTGACATATTCTCTGCGGGCACAATTCTGAGAACATGCCAGGACACTCTCTGGAACTGGATTCAGGGTGCTAATCCTGTAATCGCAAGCTATTGTCTCTTCATAAGCCAGTGGGCTGCATTCATTGCTGCAGTTTTCAGAAGTTTCCTCCTCACGGAGCCAGGGAATCTTGTGCTTCTTGTGGTTTTTGGATACATCGGTGGTGCAATCGCCGCCCAGAGATACAGAGAAATCAGTGCTAAGGGAAACCATTTTGCAGGAAGTCATGACTCCAAGCCAAAGCACACCTGGACATTCTTTAACTCAAGGGCAAGGTATGAACCTGAGAGATACTACTATGTGAAGGCAAAAGAGCCAGAAAGAAAAACCTATTATGTGAGCAGGCCAGTTGAACCAGTAGAGATTGAGGAAGAACCAGTGGTCATAAAAGCGAAACCAGAGAGGAAGAGAGGAGAACAGCGAAAAAAGGGCGGGAGGAGAGAAGACGCAGTAAAACGGGAAGAAGTCAATACATTCTCAGATGACGAATACTACATTCTTGGAAAGGCAAAACCAGTAAAAGATGTTGAACCAGAGGAGAACGAGGAACAAGCGATCACGAGAAAGAACAGAGGTATCAACAGCATTGTGGAGCGAGCAATGAGGGCAAGAGAAGAGGAGATGGAGAGAGGGAGCCAGAGGGCTGAGGAACTGGGGGTGCTGTAGGAACTTAGATTTTTATTTCTTCCCCCACATCAATCACCCTTGCTTCTCCCATCCTGCTTATGACTATATCCAGGTCTTTGAAGCCCGTACCCGTGACCAGGCACACAACATTGTCATTCTTGCTTATTACACCAGCATTCCTTAATGCAATTATCCCGGCGAGCGATGCACTTCCTGTGGGTTCTGCAAAAATCCCAGCATACTTTGCAAGCAACTCCTGGGCCTCAAGAATCAGAGCATCTGGCACTGCAATTGCACTTCCACCATTTCGATACATCAACTTCAATGCCGCATTTCCATCCCATGTATAGGGGTCAGCAATTCCGCCAGCAACTGTTTTCGGGCCCTCCCATGCTCTAATCTCTTTCCGCTCCTTCCATGCTCTCACAAGGGGCGCACAACCCTCTGACTGTACAGCATGCACAACAGGCTCTTTTCCTATCCAGCCAAGCTCCTTATACTCTCTAAAGCCCTTCAGTGTGCCGAGCAAGAGCCCGGCACCACCTACAGGCACCACAACCGCATCTGCCTCTATTTGCTCTGCAACCTCATACGCAATTGTTTTTGCACCCTCTATCTGATAAGGATTGAAGCTTCCAAAGCTCGGCACAGCATGCCAGCCGAATTTTTCCACACAAATAGAGAGCATCTCTGCAGTCGGGTCCTTTCCCTTTTCTCGCTCCCTTACCCTGTAAACTCTCGCACCCAGCATCTGCAATTGTGCAATCTTGGATTTAGGTGCATCAACTGGCACAAAGGTAACGCATTTCAATCCAAATCTGGCACACCAGGCCGCAAGTGAGGTTGCAGCGTTGCCTGATGAAGCACTGGCTAAAACCTCCGCCCCAAATTCCAGGGCCTTGTTTGCACCCACAACAATTGGCCTATCCTTGAAACTACCAGTCGGATTCACTGTCTCATTTTTCAGGTAGAGATTTTTCAGCCCGAGTTTTTCGCAGAGCCGTTCAGATTTTATGAGAGGCGTGTAGCCCTCCCCAAGTGTTTTCGGGTTTTTAGCCAGCAATGGCAAAAACTCAAAGTATTTTGCAACCACATTTCCTTTGCGATGCTCCACTTCCTCCCTTGAAACCTCAATTTCATCAATGTTCATGAAAACTTCTAACCTCCCTGAGCAGGGGCATGTGTAGATTTTTTCCATTCCGTACTCTTTCCCGCACTTTTCACAAACGAGTTTGTACTTCTGCATGAAGCTTGGAAAACCTTCACTTATTTATCACTTGGGACAAAAGGCAATCAGTAAACTTTTTATATTCTTACTTAGTTATAGATAACGAGAGCTGTATGGCGATACCAGCCTCATGGATTGCATGCGTCCAGCGTGCAGGTTTATTTGGTTAGATGCTCAAAGCATACTAGCCGACCTCATATCCATGTATTTAGGGCTGGCGCTGAAATGCAGCTGGAGCAATACGAGGGCATTCTTTCTGGAAAGAGAAAAGCCAACTTTCTGCTAGCGAAAAAATATCGCTTGGATTTTGAAAAAAATGCATCGCTAGAAGAACTCTGGGAGATTCATGATGAAGCAGTTGCAGAACTGAAAAACGGAAATCAGCATAACAAAGGAAAATCCAGTCTGCTGGAATTGAAAAAAGAGATTGCCTGGAAAATGCTGGAGAACTGTGAATTCTGCGAACGGCGATGCAAAGCAAACAGAAAAGCTGGAAAGCGAGGGATGTGTGGTGTCTTAGAGCCAAAAATTGCCTCTGAGTTTCTGCATTTTGGCGAGGAACCAATGCTTGTGCCCTCCCACACAATTTTCTTTGCTGGCTGCACTTTCAAATGCATTTTCTGTCAGAACTGGGACATAAGCCAGTATCCAGAGAATGGAGTGAGTGCTTCGCCAGAGGAAATGGTTGCAGTAATCAAGGCAAGGCACACTGTTTCATTGAATGTGAATTGGGTTGGTGGTGAGCCAACACCGAATCTTCCGTTTATCATAGATGTGCTCTGCAATCTTGAGATTAACATTCCGCAAATCTGGAATTCCAATATGTACATGACCAGAGAAACCATGAAGTTATTGGATGGTATTGTTGACCTTTATCTTTCCGACTTCAAGTATGGCAATGATACCTGTGCAGAAAAACTATCTGGTGTAAAGAAATACATGGAGGTTGTGCTCCGCAACCACAAGGAAGCAAACAGGCAGTGCGATTTGTTAATCAGACATCTCGTGATGCCTGAACATGTGGATTGCTGCAGCCTTCCATTGCTGGATTTGATAGATAAAGAACTTGAGAAAAAAAATCTGCTGCTCAACATAATGGACCAATACAGGCCAGAATACAAAGCCCATGAAGTGCCTGGAATGGACAGAAGAATCACGAACAAGGAGTTTTACACTGTGTTGAAGCATGCAAAAGGGTTAGGGTTTTCCTGCACTCCCTGAACTTACTAATTTTGCCATTCCCCTGCAGAGCAGGAACATTGCTGCAAATTCTGGCACTTCCGCTAATCCTTCCTTGTGCGAAAATTTTTCTCCCTTGAGTTGAATTTCGACTGGCTTTGTAATCTCAAGTTTCACTGGCACATCAGAATATGTTGGAGGCACTGCATCTCTCAATGGCTCAAAATCCTCAAATTCCTGTCTCGTCATCTCCTTCACAACCAGCCCTGTTTTACCATGGAGCGTGAATGGAAGGCGGATAAGCCGCTTGATGTCTGATGTTACTGGCTCATCGGTCTCGCCACCGATTGCGGGTGTTAACTTCTGCACCACAAACAAAATGAGTGCATTTTGGGATGTTGCGGACAACACAGCCAGTGTTTCTTTCTCAATCACCACTTTGTATTTTTCTTTCAAATACAGTTCATCGTAAAGCGCTTCTCCGGTTGCGGGTCCAATACCTTTCACACCACCTTTTCTACCTTGAATCATAGACTGGAATTCCTCTTTGCTGAGATTTTTCCACTCGAGAACTGTAGAAATGATTCCATCCCTCAATCGTTTTTTCCAGCCCATAGCATCTGGTGGCGGAAGTTTTATTGAAATTTTTCCTTTCTGTGGATACTTCGAGTCTTCCTTCAGCCCTCCTGGAATGTAATCATCCACATCAAACAGATACCTTATGTTTTCCCTAATTTCACCAATCCTCTCCCCCTCTATCAGTCCGGTTCCAGCAATGTAGTCCACAATCTCTCGCCTCTCGTTTGAACCGAGTTTTCTGACGCAATCCTTGGTTATGTGGGCATGATAGCCCCTGCCTCCAGAAAACACAATCTTCACATCGTTTTCCTCAAACCCAAAGTCGTTGAGCAGGTAATCATCCACGAGTTTCTTGAATTCCTCCTTCACCTTTGCCAGCATCTCTGGATAGCTCATTTTCTCGCTCCCTGGGATGTGGTCTGCGTCAAGGTCAAATATCAGGTCGGCACCGAGCCAGCCCTTCTCATCCATTGTTCTTGCATCTGGCTTTCTGTAAAGAGCAGAGGAATAATAAATGTGGGCGGGCACTCTCTCTACAATAAACTTTTTGAGGCCAGCAGGTGCAAAGCCAATGTGTCTTACCATCCCCGGTTTTCCAAAGAACATAAAGGCAAACTCTCTCTGCTGAATGTCTGAAACAGAAAGCTCTGTCTGCTGGTAATACTTCTTGAATCTTGTCTGGATAAAGCTTATGCGTTCCCTCTCCTCTGGCTGAATTTTTTGCACCTCTTTCTGCTCTCCTTGGGTCATTGGAAGCGGGAGAACACAAAAGTAAAAAAAGGTTTGCAGAGCATCTACGGAAACTTAATATCCTTCCAAAAATTATAGGTATCGTGGGAAATTTCATAGTGTACACGGGCTATTTCCTTGCAGTGGTAATCATGCTCCTAGGAGTTTACTTTGCAGTGCGACAGCACGAATTGGTTATTGGAGCGGTGTGCTTGATTGCAGGGATAATCATGGCATACCTTTTCCTGATGAGAAGACCAGAATACTAGCGCCGCATTGCCACTGTAAACTCAATGCTTTTCTCCATTGAGGTTCCTGCAGGCATCACCTTGAACTCCAGCTTGACGAAATTGTATGTTGAATAATTTCCAATAAACTGAAGCCAGATCATGCAGTTGATTTTCTCACCTGGCTTCAAGCGTGGAGTAAAAGCTGTGAAATTTGAAATCGTGGATGTTTGATTTTTGTGGATGTAAGAGTATTCAACCGTGAGATTTTGTTTATAATCTCTATCAGGAATTGTGGTGTTGTTTGTGGTAAGTTTCACACCAACAAGCACAATTGCGTACCTGGAGTAAATTTCGCCCATGTTCTCTATTTGAATTTCAAAGTCAACAGTAAGGTTTTCATTAACTGACTTTTCTTTCACATCAGAATTCAACCCAAAATTCATACTTGCATCCCTCAAGGGCACCACAACAAAACTGCTTATCAGTATAAGCACCGCCACAACACCAACAATCTTTCTTTTATTGTCCAGTTTTGATATAGTGTTAAGAGGTGGTGGATGTCGCAATCCCAAAATTATCACAAGGAACGCAAAAAACAACCACCCAGGATACATAAAGCTCATCACGAGCATTCCCAACACTGCTGCATAGCCAAGATACCTTGCATTGCTTCCAAACAGGGCATTCACAATGTGGCCTCCATCAAGCTGTCCTGCGGGCAGAAGATTGATTGCAGTGACAAACAGCCCCACCCATCCAGCAATAGCCGTGGGATGAAGCCCTTCTGGAGCAAAGGGAAGCATTGAGGAAAGCAATTCAAAGAAGAGTGAGGAGCCCAAGACCAAGCCACCACCATCAAGAATCACAGGAGGATGGATTGTCGAAAGGTAAAGTCCAATCCCTGTTACTGGGATTGCAACTAGAAAACCACAGATGGGGCCAGCAAATCCTATGTCCATTAATGCCTTCCTATCTGGAATTGGCTCTTTGATGCTTATAAAAGCCCCCATTGTGCCAAAGAGGAAAGGTGGAGGAACAGGAATAAAGTAAGGCAGTGTTGCACTTACTCCATGCCTTTTTGCTGCAAAATAATGTCCCAGTTCATGAATGCCCAAAATTAGCATAAGTGGGATGGCAAAAAAGAGAATACCCGAGAACACAACACTTAGTG is part of the Thermoplasmata archaeon genome and encodes:
- a CDS encoding MFS transporter, translated to MQPNKRILLLTTTLSSFLTPFMASSINLALPSIGKDFAADAITLTWIPTIYLLAAAVFLLPLGKLADIHGRRKFFIAGILIFTFGSFLCAVANTTSMLLLFRVIQGFGGAMIFGTGVALLSSVFPLEERGKVLGINTGSVYLGASLGPVLGGVLTQHFTWRSIFFFNVVLGIIVAVLAIIYLKFELNPAKGEKFDIAGSFIYGIALVFLLVGLSELSDGNGIYFLVLGIFGIGAFASFELRSAHPLINLRIFRKNTVFSYSSLATFINYAATAGVGFLMSLYLQYAKGLSPQSAGFIILSQALVMTAVAPVAGRLSDRIEPRIISSAGMGCTFLALISLAMVDVSTSLFLVVPVLALFGVGLGLFSSPNANAIMSSVERKQYGLASATIATMRIVGQMTSLAITMLCVAIFIGKVEITAAQIPNLITTMKTVLIIFAGLCFFGIFASLRRGNLRG
- a CDS encoding YrzE family protein, with amino-acid sequence MHVYEDRTTKKLMRKGVFSLSSKHHDREAHTFKEHAPFSIPQAIGLCFVLSVLLYWLPIFGPMIAGYVCGRRAGTALKGAACGLVAGLILFIIGYILILDIFSAGTILRTCQDTLWNWIQGANPVIASYCLFISQWAAFIAAVFRSFLLTEPGNLVLLVVFGYIGGAIAAQRYREISAKGNHFAGSHDSKPKHTWTFFNSRARYEPERYYYVKAKEPERKTYYVSRPVEPVEIEEEPVVIKAKPERKRGEQRKKGGRREDAVKREEVNTFSDDEYYILGKAKPVKDVEPEENEEQAITRKNRGINSIVERAMRAREEEMERGSQRAEELGVL
- the thrC gene encoding threonine synthase encodes the protein MQKYKLVCEKCGKEYGMEKIYTCPCSGRLEVFMNIDEIEVSREEVEHRKGNVVAKYFEFLPLLAKNPKTLGEGYTPLIKSERLCEKLGLKNLYLKNETVNPTGSFKDRPIVVGANKALEFGAEVLASASSGNAATSLAAWCARFGLKCVTFVPVDAPKSKIAQLQMLGARVYRVREREKGKDPTAEMLSICVEKFGWHAVPSFGSFNPYQIEGAKTIAYEVAEQIEADAVVVPVGGAGLLLGTLKGFREYKELGWIGKEPVVHAVQSEGCAPLVRAWKERKEIRAWEGPKTVAGGIADPYTWDGNAALKLMYRNGGSAIAVPDALILEAQELLAKYAGIFAEPTGSASLAGIIALRNAGVISKNDNVVCLVTGTGFKDLDIVISRMGEARVIDVGEEIKI
- a CDS encoding radical SAM protein translates to MQLEQYEGILSGKRKANFLLAKKYRLDFEKNASLEELWEIHDEAVAELKNGNQHNKGKSSLLELKKEIAWKMLENCEFCERRCKANRKAGKRGMCGVLEPKIASEFLHFGEEPMLVPSHTIFFAGCTFKCIFCQNWDISQYPENGVSASPEEMVAVIKARHTVSLNVNWVGGEPTPNLPFIIDVLCNLEINIPQIWNSNMYMTRETMKLLDGIVDLYLSDFKYGNDTCAEKLSGVKKYMEVVLRNHKEANRQCDLLIRHLVMPEHVDCCSLPLLDLIDKELEKKNLLLNIMDQYRPEYKAHEVPGMDRRITNKEFYTVLKHAKGLGFSCTP
- a CDS encoding DNA primase small subunit PriS encodes the protein MTQGEQKEVQKIQPEERERISFIQTRFKKYYQQTELSVSDIQQREFAFMFFGKPGMVRHIGFAPAGLKKFIVERVPAHIYYSSALYRKPDARTMDEKGWLGADLIFDLDADHIPGSEKMSYPEMLAKVKEEFKKLVDDYLLNDFGFEENDVKIVFSGGRGYHAHITKDCVRKLGSNERREIVDYIAGTGLIEGERIGEIRENIRYLFDVDDYIPGGLKEDSKYPQKGKISIKLPPPDAMGWKKRLRDGIISTVLEWKNLSKEEFQSMIQGRKGGVKGIGPATGEALYDELYLKEKYKVVIEKETLAVLSATSQNALILFVVQKLTPAIGGETDEPVTSDIKRLIRLPFTLHGKTGLVVKEMTRQEFEDFEPLRDAVPPTYSDVPVKLEITKPVEIQLKGEKFSHKEGLAEVPEFAAMFLLCRGMAKLVSSGSAGKP
- a CDS encoding site-2 protease family protein, with translation MSFPPQTPGANSAEIDYLKRAVGKYFSIYEIRVSPMEIAFYIRTPLESIDSKFDELRKELIPQNYVPTLTLENGEHVVHVLKKPPTKQSNIIWNIILLIGTIATTTLAGMTLWAGYVGITEMSGMLTLSVVFSGILFFAIPLMLILGIHELGHYFAAKRHGVSATLPYFIPVPPPFLFGTMGAFISIKEPIPDRKALMDIGFAGPICGFLVAIPVTGIGLYLSTIHPPVILDGGGLVLGSSLFFELLSSMLPFAPEGLHPTAIAGWVGLFVTAINLLPAGQLDGGHIVNALFGSNARYLGYAAVLGMLVMSFMYPGWLFFAFLVIILGLRHPPPLNTISKLDNKRKIVGVVAVLILISSFVVVPLRDASMNFGLNSDVKEKSVNENLTVDFEIQIENMGEIYSRYAIVLVGVKLTTNNTTIPDRDYKQNLTVEYSYIHKNQTSTISNFTAFTPRLKPGEKINCMIWLQFIGNYSTYNFVKLEFKVMPAGTSMEKSIEFTVAMRR